Proteins from one Chiloscyllium punctatum isolate Juve2018m chromosome 4, sChiPun1.3, whole genome shotgun sequence genomic window:
- the LOC140476545 gene encoding cdc42 effector protein 2 gives MSIRTSSHFKTGIAGKSKKVKLRDVLSTDMISPPLGDFCHRSHIGKSGESDTFGDMSFLQGQHDLLSTLGTSKDLEGRGPPKPPRLHLKESLNLAHSESVDTMPASIKPTNNQPIADSTTLHHNQSGGSHEELADGQKADENQQQTEDLEAQQCPTETKVYECPSDSMFSFKIDLGPSILEDILKVMDNYRC, from the coding sequence ATGTCTATCAGAACATCCAGCCACTTCAAAACTGGGATTGCAGGAAAGAGCAAGAAGGTGAAACTGCGGGATGTCCTGTCAACAGACATGATTAGCCCCCCACTTGGGGATTTTTGCCACAGATCGCATATTGGCAAGAGTGGAGAGAGCGACACATTTGGTGACATGTCTTTCCTCCAGGGACAGCATGATCTCCTGTCAACCTTGGGTACATCAAAAGACCTAGAGGGCAGGGGGCCCCCAAAACCCCCTCGTCTACACCTGAAAGAGTCTCTCAATCTGGCTCATAGTGAGTCAGTCGATACCATGCCAGCCAGTATCAAACCTACAAATAATCAACCAATTGCTGACTcaaccaccctccaccacaaccaaTCAGGGGGCTCACATGAAGAGTTAGCTGATGGTCAGAAAGCCGATGAGAATCAGCAACAAACTGAAGATTTAGAAGCACAACAGTGCCCAACTGAGACTAAAGTTTATGAGTGTCCATCAGACTCCATGTTTTCATTTAAGATAGATTTGGGACCTTCAATATTGGAAGATATTCTCAAAGTTATGGATAATTACAGATGCTAA